The genomic stretch attaataaattaaatatcaaGAGTTTACCTCTCTGAAGGGGCGTACAAACCAAGGAGTTGATGAAGTATAACGAAGAAAAGTGGTTCCGACAAATACTCCACCACTTCTCAGTACACGGGTGATTTCAGCAACCTTTAAGAAGTTTATAATTAGTGCTTGATTAGgtaaaaattaatcaaattacACATATAAAGGTAGTTGATCgcatttaatttatataattccaataaaatattCAAATGTACTGTCGAAATTCCATCAAACAAGACACGTTGCTTACAGCATTGGAGGGTGATGGCCAGCAATGCAAAGCTGCACCAGCATGAACAGCATCAACCGAACTTGATGCGAAGGGAAGCCTGGAAACATCTGCCCTTACAAGGGCAATATTACTGCAAGTAATGAAATGAATCAATATTAAGAACAACCATGTATTCTCGTGCATAGGGGAAAATTTGAATACGATATTCTTTAGCTGCAATAAATTCAGAATCAAGCAGAGGAGGAAAACAATACAGTGTTGAGAGTGATGTGTCTTTCTTAATGAAATCGTTGCATTGGCGAAGCATATTTTCAGAAAAGTCTAGTGCAATGACTCCAGAATAGGTTCCAGATTTGGCAAATTTTCGGGAAAATAGACCGCTCCCACAGCTAACATCGACAACCAGACCACCTTTAGCAGGTTCAAAATACTCTTGAGCCATTCTGAACTGCATTATAAACAAAAGATAAATAACTTAATATATATTGAAATATAAACTCTAAAGAGGGTTTGTTTCGAATAGAGAAAAAGAAGgcagaaagaaacaaaaagaataACTTTTATGGAATGAATGATTAAAACAGGCGAGAAAACATACCTCTTCATCAGGGCCAGGAAAGCCACTTTGCCTGAAATTTTGACGCCAACCTCTTTCATATAAGAATGAAACAAGAGGACTCCTAAAAAAAGTTCAGACACAATGAGAATTTAAGAACTTTCCTAAATGACCGATATTTCAAATGTTATTCTCATCGTATATATAACTACCATGAAAAAACTTGTATAATATCTTGATATTTTAATGCATGGTGATCTAATGCAACAAAATTGGAGTTAAATAACTGATCTTCTATTTTAATTCTTACCTAAAAAGCTCTGTCCGAACTGGTTGAACTTCCGTGTAATCTTTCAATCCAGAAGTCAGTGTCAGATCCAAATATCCGTCTTTGCTAGTGTACGATTTTTGACATCTCTTACACTTGAAACCAGACCTGTAGATTGCTGATCTGAAGTTCCAAAACAGTCTAGTAAGTTACTATGACACTGAATTTCAGAATTAGACACAGTTTCCCTCATGCATATCAATCCAACTTACAAGTTAAGACCAACAGGACCTTTTCTTATCAATGGTTCGTAGCATATTGGGCACGCAAATAAGTCCACTTGTGTTTCCTTTTCCTGATCCTTATGCGTACTTAAATCCTGAAGCAAAAATTAACAATAGTATAAGTTTGAGTTTTTTGGTTAATGGccctaatatgaatttatataaTCTGTTGAGTTAATCTGCATTGCTGAAatcttaatatttttcaaataaaattgttAATTTTCTTCACGACAATATAGAAAAAGCACCTTAATAATGAAACTAACAAATCCTTAACTCCAAAGAGTCTCTCCATTAAGTATTAATGACAATTGTAAGCTTAATAAGTGGTTAATGCCAAAGTAGTCATTCCGTATCGCAGATAGCGACGTGGAGCGGCCAACCCAAAAAATGAGATATGACCTTCAACCAAGC from Vicia villosa cultivar HV-30 ecotype Madison, WI linkage group LG4, Vvil1.0, whole genome shotgun sequence encodes the following:
- the LOC131599089 gene encoding uncharacterized methyltransferase At2g41040, chloroplastic-like, encoding MAASATTSASHFLRPLHQLQFPKCPHLFSESQFRPRLLRAQTQRFTIRATAAVAVESDLSTHKDQEKETQVDLFACPICYEPLIRKGPVGLNLSAIYRSGFKCKRCQKSYTSKDGYLDLTLTSGLKDYTEVQPVRTELFRSPLVSFLYERGWRQNFRQSGFPGPDEEFRMAQEYFEPAKGGLVVDVSCGSGLFSRKFAKSGTYSGVIALDFSENMLRQCNDFIKKDTSLSTLNIALVRADVSRLPFASSSVDAVHAGAALHCWPSPSNAVAEITRVLRSGGVFVGTTFLRYTSSTPWFVRPFRERNSQGYGFLTEEEIKDLCTSCGLTNYSCKVQKSFIMFTAQKP